The Nevskiales bacterium genome has a window encoding:
- a CDS encoding molybdopterin oxidoreductase family protein produces the protein MSMGAVGSTIETRYGACNLCEAICGLEFKVQDGKILSIRGDELDPFSRGHVCPKAVALKDIHEDPDRLRRPVRRVNGSWQEIGWDEAFDLVADRLAEIRTRYGSNAIGVYQGNPSVHNYGSLTHAQHFLGPLKTRNRFSATSVDQLPHQLIAYWMYGHQLLLPVSDIDRTQYFLVMGANPMASNGSLMTVPDFRGRLKALQARGGKMVVIDPRRTETAEVADEHHFIRPGTDAAFLFALINTLFEEGRVNLRQLAGFTDGLAEARTAFADFTPERVAPVTGIAADTIRRIAREFAAADGAAAYGRIGLSIQPFGALCQWAIQLLNIATGNLDRPGGVLFTTPAVDLIGGPNSKPGHYGAWKSRVSGLPEFGGELPVTCLAEEILTPGEGQIRAMVTIAGNPVLSTPNGAQLDRAFASLDFMVSVDFYINETTRHAQVILPPTCGVEHDHYDLVFHHLAVRNTARYSEALVPKPEGTRHDWEIYTELGRRLAARLGGKTGPNLRPDQIVDLGLRLGPYGRDHGRSPATAFVKLQAEGVLAKLGLASAPPLSIAALKAQPHGVDLGPLQPSLPDRLQNKDKRIRCAIPELLGDIPRLERALFAPRAEGELRLIGRRHLRSNNSWMHNYARLVKGKPRHQLLMHPDDLAARGLADGQVVRVRSRVGAVEVEVQASDAMMPGVVSLPHGWGHTREGVRLSVARQHAGASINDLTDDRFYDVLSGNAALNGVPVTVEAA, from the coding sequence ATGTCCATGGGCGCAGTCGGCTCGACCATTGAAACGCGCTACGGCGCCTGCAACCTGTGCGAGGCCATCTGCGGCCTCGAGTTCAAGGTGCAGGACGGAAAGATCCTGTCCATTCGCGGCGACGAGCTTGATCCCTTCTCGCGCGGCCACGTCTGCCCCAAGGCGGTGGCGCTCAAGGACATCCACGAGGATCCGGACCGGCTGCGCCGGCCGGTGCGGCGCGTCAACGGCAGCTGGCAGGAGATCGGCTGGGACGAGGCCTTCGATCTCGTGGCCGACCGGCTGGCGGAGATCCGCACCCGGTATGGGAGCAATGCCATCGGCGTGTACCAGGGCAATCCCAGCGTGCACAACTACGGCAGCCTGACCCACGCGCAGCATTTCCTCGGCCCACTCAAGACCCGCAACCGCTTCTCCGCCACCTCGGTGGACCAGTTGCCACATCAGTTGATCGCCTACTGGATGTACGGCCACCAGCTGCTGCTGCCAGTCAGCGACATCGACCGTACGCAGTACTTCCTGGTCATGGGCGCCAACCCGATGGCCTCGAATGGCAGCCTCATGACCGTGCCCGACTTCCGCGGCCGCCTCAAGGCACTGCAGGCGCGCGGCGGCAAAATGGTGGTGATCGACCCACGCCGCACCGAGACGGCCGAGGTCGCTGACGAGCACCACTTCATCCGCCCCGGTACCGACGCCGCTTTCCTGTTCGCGCTGATCAATACGCTCTTCGAGGAGGGACGGGTCAACCTGCGCCAGCTCGCCGGCTTCACCGACGGCCTGGCGGAAGCGCGCACGGCGTTCGCGGACTTCACGCCGGAGCGGGTGGCGCCGGTGACCGGCATCGCCGCGGATACCATCCGCCGCATCGCACGCGAGTTCGCGGCGGCCGATGGCGCCGCCGCCTATGGCCGCATCGGCCTGTCGATCCAGCCCTTCGGCGCGCTGTGCCAGTGGGCCATCCAGCTGCTCAACATCGCCACCGGCAACCTCGACCGGCCCGGCGGCGTGCTGTTCACCACGCCGGCGGTGGACCTGATCGGCGGGCCCAACTCCAAGCCCGGCCACTACGGCGCCTGGAAAAGCCGCGTCAGCGGCCTGCCGGAATTCGGCGGCGAGCTGCCGGTGACCTGCCTGGCGGAGGAGATCCTCACGCCCGGCGAGGGGCAGATCCGGGCCATGGTCACCATCGCCGGCAACCCGGTGCTGTCCACGCCGAACGGTGCGCAGCTCGACCGCGCCTTCGCGTCGCTGGACTTCATGGTCTCGGTGGATTTCTACATCAACGAGACCACGCGCCATGCACAGGTGATCCTGCCGCCGACCTGCGGCGTGGAGCATGACCATTACGATCTCGTGTTCCATCACCTGGCGGTGCGCAACACCGCGCGCTACAGCGAGGCACTGGTGCCCAAACCCGAGGGTACGCGCCACGACTGGGAGATTTACACCGAGCTGGGCCGGCGCCTGGCCGCGCGCCTCGGCGGCAAGACCGGCCCGAACCTGCGCCCGGACCAGATCGTGGACCTCGGCCTGCGGCTCGGGCCCTATGGCCGCGACCATGGCCGCTCGCCCGCCACCGCCTTCGTGAAGCTGCAGGCCGAGGGCGTGCTGGCGAAGCTGGGACTGGCCAGTGCCCCGCCGCTGTCCATCGCAGCACTGAAGGCGCAGCCGCATGGCGTGGACCTGGGCCCGCTGCAGCCCTCATTGCCTGATCGCCTGCAGAACAAGGACAAGCGTATCCGCTGCGCGATTCCCGAATTGCTCGGCGACATCCCGCGGCTGGAGCGCGCACTGTTCGCGCCGCGGGCCGAAGGCGAGCTGCGGCTGATCGGGCGCCGGCACCTGCGCAGCAACAATTCCTGGATGCACAACTACGCGCGGCTGGTGAAGGGCAAGCCGCGCCACCAGCTGCTGATGCACCCGGATGACCTGGCCGCGCGCGGCCTGGCCGACGGCCAGGTGGTGCGGGTCAGGTCACGGGTCGGCGCGGTGGAGGTCGAGGTGCAGGCCAGCGACGCGATGATGCCCGGCGTGGTCAGCCTGCCGCATGGCTGGGGTCACACGCGCGAGGGCGTGCGTCTGAGTGTGGCGCGCCAGCATGCGGGTGCCAGCATCAACGACCTCACGGACGACCGCTTCTACGATGTGCTGTCGGGTAACGCGGCGCTCAACGGCGTGCCGGTGACGGTCGAGGCGGCATGA
- a CDS encoding ATP-binding protein, which produces MDTRTRPAAPSRARRRPARWLRDLSIVIKLNAMVAVFVAIILTLLALAGAALAITNGVRAYVGGEGLWSKGQKDAVYYVMRYARTHDEADWRKYQAAVAIPLGDRQARLEMEKPDYDYAIVEQGFVQGGNAPEDVPYMVFLFRTLGGYGHLAQAIGIWRQGDRHLDRLVEAADALRTLHRGGAINPARERELLDRIDQINAELTRLEREFSATLGKGARWLQRVLLLSVFASTALLLACGYWVARRIALELRLGILGLREGALRVAAGDLDIPVEIRSHDELGQLARVFNDMMAHRRQAEESLRSAHEFRDKVMESATNSIHALDLEGRFTLVNRRTCEMTGYPVEELLGASYVKLFPPEVLAEVNRQFETVIREGRTVEQFETVLQRKDGSRVAITFSSAPLVRDGRIVGLVGTAEDISARKRAEAALAAHAAELARSNAELERFAYVASHDLQEPLRTVTSFTQLLAQRYTDRNDPTVHEYVGFITESVQRMRDLIEGLLAYSRVSHQREALQDVDLNERLQQVIASLDAAIKASGARVTHDPLPRLRAYPSLILRLLQNLLSNALKFRRADIAPEVHVSAAREDGVWRISVRDNGIGIDPQHAERIFVLFQRLHTRDDFPGNGLGLAICKKIIEQHGGRIWVEPANPGSVFHFTLPAT; this is translated from the coding sequence ATGGACACGCGCACACGCCCCGCCGCACCGTCCCGCGCCCGTCGCCGACCTGCGCGCTGGCTGCGCGACCTGTCCATCGTCATCAAGCTGAACGCCATGGTGGCCGTGTTCGTGGCTATCATTCTTACCCTGCTGGCGCTGGCCGGCGCGGCGCTGGCGATCACCAACGGCGTGCGCGCCTATGTCGGCGGCGAGGGCCTGTGGTCGAAAGGCCAGAAGGACGCGGTCTACTACGTGATGCGCTACGCGCGCACCCACGACGAGGCCGACTGGCGCAAGTACCAGGCGGCCGTCGCCATCCCGCTCGGAGATCGGCAGGCGCGCCTCGAGATGGAAAAACCCGACTACGACTATGCCATCGTCGAGCAGGGCTTCGTCCAGGGCGGCAATGCGCCGGAGGACGTGCCGTATATGGTGTTCCTGTTTCGCACGCTTGGCGGCTACGGCCACCTGGCGCAGGCCATCGGCATCTGGCGACAAGGTGACAGACACCTGGACCGGCTGGTGGAAGCCGCCGATGCACTGCGTACACTGCATCGGGGTGGCGCAATAAACCCTGCCCGCGAGCGTGAGCTGCTCGACCGTATCGACCAGATCAACGCCGAGCTGACCCGGCTGGAGCGCGAGTTCTCGGCCACGCTGGGCAAGGGCGCGCGCTGGCTGCAACGCGTGCTGCTGCTGTCGGTGTTCGCCTCCACCGCACTGCTGCTGGCCTGCGGCTACTGGGTTGCGCGGCGCATCGCGCTGGAGCTGCGCCTCGGCATCCTCGGCCTGCGTGAAGGTGCGTTACGCGTAGCCGCCGGCGACCTGGACATTCCGGTCGAGATCCGCTCGCACGACGAGCTGGGCCAGCTGGCGCGCGTGTTCAACGACATGATGGCGCACCGGCGGCAGGCGGAGGAATCGCTGCGCAGCGCGCACGAATTCCGCGACAAGGTGATGGAAAGCGCCACCAATTCCATCCATGCACTCGACCTCGAAGGGCGCTTCACGCTGGTCAATCGCCGCACCTGCGAGATGACCGGCTACCCGGTCGAGGAACTGCTCGGCGCCAGCTACGTGAAGCTGTTCCCGCCGGAAGTGCTGGCCGAGGTGAACCGCCAGTTCGAAACCGTGATCCGCGAGGGGCGTACGGTGGAACAGTTCGAAACCGTGCTGCAGCGCAAAGACGGCAGTCGGGTCGCCATCACCTTCAGCAGCGCGCCGCTGGTCAGGGACGGCAGGATCGTCGGCCTGGTCGGCACCGCCGAGGACATCAGCGCGCGCAAACGCGCCGAGGCCGCGCTCGCGGCGCACGCCGCCGAACTGGCGCGCTCCAACGCCGAGCTCGAACGTTTCGCCTATGTCGCCTCGCACGATCTGCAGGAGCCGCTGCGCACGGTCACCAGCTTCACCCAGCTGCTGGCACAGCGCTATACCGACCGCAACGATCCGACCGTGCACGAGTACGTCGGCTTCATCACCGAATCGGTGCAGCGCATGCGCGACCTGATCGAGGGCCTACTGGCCTATTCGCGCGTGTCGCACCAGCGCGAAGCGCTGCAGGACGTGGATCTGAACGAACGTCTGCAGCAGGTCATCGCCAGTCTCGACGCCGCGATCAAGGCCAGCGGCGCGCGCGTGACCCATGACCCGCTGCCCCGGTTGCGCGCCTACCCCAGCCTGATCCTGCGCCTGCTGCAGAACCTGCTGAGCAACGCGCTCAAGTTCCGACGCGCCGACATCGCGCCGGAAGTACATGTCAGCGCGGCGCGGGAGGACGGCGTTTGGCGCATCTCGGTGCGCGACAACGGCATCGGCATCGATCCGCAACATGCCGAGCGCATCTTCGTGCTGTTCCAGCGCCTGCACACGCGCGACGACTTCCCGGGTAACGGCCTGGGCCTGGCGATCTGCAAGAAAATCATCGAGCAGCACGGCGGGCGCATCTGGGTGGAACCCGCGAATCCCGGGTCGGTGTTCCATTTCACGCTGCCGGCGACCTGA
- a CDS encoding LysR family transcriptional regulator, with translation MSLPRTTLEHWHVLQAIVEHGSFAKAAEALHRSQSSVSYMVARLQEQLDLPLLVIEGRKAQLTEAGRVLLAQARRLLDDARALEQHARNLKAGWEAEIRLVVDGLFPRPLLTRVLHEVDAGCPQSRVQLSETVLSGAEDALLRHEADVVICNNVPQGFLGDPLMDIEFIAVAHPEHALHRLAREQSRELTLDDLARELHIVVRDSGTQGRDDGWLGSTRRWTVTSGSTRLALMRAGLGFGWAPLAHIEDDLAAGQLQPLPLREGRCRKRTLYLVLAEPRDAGPGARRVAEIIRACVANYTPPEVGSITQAQP, from the coding sequence ATGAGTCTGCCCAGAACCACACTCGAACACTGGCATGTCCTGCAAGCCATTGTCGAACATGGGAGTTTTGCCAAGGCCGCGGAGGCCCTGCATCGCAGCCAGTCCTCGGTCAGCTATATGGTGGCCCGGCTTCAGGAGCAGCTGGACCTGCCACTACTGGTGATCGAGGGGCGCAAGGCGCAGCTGACCGAGGCCGGCCGTGTGCTGCTGGCGCAGGCGCGGCGGCTGCTGGACGATGCACGCGCGCTGGAGCAGCACGCCCGCAACCTCAAGGCCGGCTGGGAGGCGGAGATCCGGCTGGTGGTGGATGGGCTGTTCCCGCGCCCGCTGCTCACGCGGGTGCTGCATGAAGTGGACGCCGGCTGCCCGCAGAGCCGCGTGCAACTGAGCGAAACCGTGCTGTCGGGTGCAGAGGACGCCTTGCTGCGCCACGAAGCCGACGTGGTCATCTGCAACAACGTGCCGCAGGGCTTCCTCGGCGATCCGCTGATGGACATCGAGTTCATCGCCGTGGCGCACCCGGAGCACGCGCTGCACCGCCTGGCCCGCGAGCAGTCGCGCGAACTCACGCTCGATGACCTCGCGCGCGAGCTGCACATCGTGGTGCGCGATTCCGGCACGCAGGGCCGCGACGACGGCTGGCTCGGCAGTACGCGGCGCTGGACCGTGACCAGCGGCAGCACGCGCCTGGCGCTGATGCGCGCGGGGTTGGGCTTCGGCTGGGCACCGCTGGCGCACATCGAGGACGACCTCGCCGCCGGGCAGCTCCAGCCGCTGCCGCTGCGCGAGGGCCGCTGCCGCAAGCGCACGCTCTATCTGGTGCTGGCCGAGCCGCGCGACGCCGGCCCCGGCGCGCGCCGGGTGGCAGAAATCATCCGTGCCTGTGTGGCCAATTACACACCGCCGGAGGTGGGATCAATCACCCAAGCACAACCGTAG